From Streptomyces zhihengii, the proteins below share one genomic window:
- a CDS encoding hydrogenase maturation protease: protein MSGNGDGAARILVAGIGNIFLGDDGFGVETVRRLAGEDLPPHVEVADIGVRGVHLAYQVLDGWDVLVLVDAVGRGAAPGTLHLIDATADRALPGGAGVPLDGHRMTPDAVLALLDTLCAGTGATPPRRIALVGCEPACLDEGIGLSPQVAAAVPGAVRMVTELVDRESALPSPIRRTP, encoded by the coding sequence GTGAGCGGGAACGGCGACGGAGCCGCCCGCATCCTGGTGGCCGGCATCGGCAACATCTTCCTCGGCGACGACGGCTTCGGCGTCGAGACCGTGCGGCGCCTCGCCGGCGAGGACCTGCCGCCGCACGTCGAGGTGGCCGACATCGGCGTCCGCGGCGTCCACCTCGCCTACCAGGTCCTCGACGGCTGGGACGTTCTCGTCCTCGTCGACGCCGTCGGCCGGGGTGCCGCGCCCGGGACGCTCCATCTGATCGACGCCACCGCCGACCGCGCGCTGCCCGGCGGGGCGGGCGTACCGCTCGACGGCCACCGGATGACCCCCGACGCCGTCCTCGCCCTGCTGGACACCCTGTGCGCCGGGACGGGCGCCACGCCGCCGCGGCGGATCGCCCTCGTCGGCTGCGAACCGGCCTGTCTCGACGAGGGCATCGGCCTCAGCCCGCAGGTCGCCGCCGCGGTGCCCGGCGCGGTCCGCATGGTGACCGAACTGGTCGACCGGGAATCCGCCCTCCCAAGCCCGATACGGAGA
- a CDS encoding DUF6084 family protein yields MTEFSFSCLGVRADAYAAGPTLVFRLRITASPGTRVHALALRCQIRIEPARRGYDDEEAAALGDLFGERSRWGSSLNPVQFAQVSVMVPGFTGEIETDLAVPCTYDTDIAASRYFRALTGGDVPLLLLFSGTAFTGAAGFHVEPVPWDKEISHRMPVKTWREMIDQHFPGCGWIRLPGDAMDALLAYRSRHALPSWQATVERLLDEAGEGAR; encoded by the coding sequence GTGACCGAATTCTCCTTCAGCTGCCTGGGCGTCCGTGCCGACGCCTACGCGGCGGGACCGACCCTGGTGTTCCGGCTGCGGATCACCGCCTCCCCCGGCACCCGGGTGCACGCCCTCGCCCTGCGCTGCCAGATCCGGATCGAACCGGCCCGGCGCGGATACGACGACGAGGAGGCCGCCGCCCTCGGCGACCTGTTCGGCGAACGCTCCCGCTGGGGCAGCAGCCTCAACCCCGTGCAGTTCGCCCAGGTGTCCGTGATGGTCCCCGGTTTCACCGGCGAGATCGAGACCGACCTCGCCGTGCCCTGCACCTACGACACCGACATCGCCGCCTCCCGCTACTTCCGCGCCCTCACCGGCGGCGACGTCCCCCTGCTGCTGCTGTTCTCGGGGACCGCGTTCACCGGCGCCGCCGGCTTCCACGTCGAACCGGTGCCCTGGGACAAGGAGATCTCCCACCGGATGCCCGTGAAGACCTGGCGGGAGATGATCGACCAGCACTTCCCCGGCTGCGGGTGGATCAGGCTCCCCGGCGACGCCATGGACGCCCTGCTCGCCTACCGGTCCCGCCACGCCCTCCCGTCCTGGCAGGCAACCGTCGAGCGGCTGCTCGACGAGGCGGGGGAGGGGGCCCGGTGA
- a CDS encoding DUF5947 family protein, which yields MSARPPAAGRPPGAGALTGLRRFTAPRPPREERCELCGARLAGEDHRHLVDTEQRALVCACGPCAQLMDRDPVMDRDPGPRGRFRTVPGRVLTDTRHRVDDRVWEALRVPVSVAFFFRNSALGRPVALYPSPAGATESELDEPAWHTVTDATRLAGLLEPDTEALLMRRHDGRSECFLVPVDLCYELVGRMRLRWQGFDGGAEARAGLDDFFARVRDRAREPEGSLP from the coding sequence GTGAGCGCGCGGCCGCCCGCCGCGGGCCGCCCGCCGGGCGCTGGGGCCCTCACCGGCCTGCGCCGCTTCACCGCACCGCGCCCGCCGCGCGAGGAGCGCTGCGAACTGTGCGGGGCGCGGCTCGCCGGCGAGGACCACCGCCACCTGGTCGACACCGAGCAGCGGGCCCTGGTCTGCGCCTGCGGCCCCTGCGCGCAGCTCATGGACCGCGACCCGGTCATGGACCGCGACCCGGGACCGCGGGGCCGTTTCCGCACCGTCCCCGGACGCGTCCTCACCGACACCCGCCACCGGGTCGACGACCGGGTGTGGGAGGCGCTGCGGGTCCCCGTCTCCGTCGCGTTCTTCTTCCGCAACTCCGCCCTCGGCCGCCCCGTCGCCCTCTACCCGAGCCCCGCCGGGGCGACCGAGAGCGAACTCGACGAGCCGGCCTGGCACACCGTGACCGACGCGACCCGTCTCGCCGGCCTCCTCGAACCCGACACCGAAGCGCTGCTGATGCGCCGCCACGACGGCCGCAGCGAGTGCTTCCTGGTGCCCGTCGACCTCTGCTACGAACTGGTCGGCCGGATGCGGCTGCGCTGGCAGGGCTTCGACGGCGGGGCGGAGGCCCGCGCCGGCCTCGACGACTTCTTCGCCCGGGTGCGCGACCGGGCACGCGAACCCGAGGGGAGCCTGCCGTGA
- a CDS encoding nickel-dependent hydrogenase large subunit has protein sequence MASPAKTTGDGTGLVEMAWDPITRIVGSLGIHTKIDFKQKRVAECYSTSSVFRGYSVFMRGKDPRDAHFITSRICGICGDNHATCSVYAQNMAYGVKPPHLGEWVINLGESAEYMFDHNIFQENLVGVDYCEKMVRETNPGVLELAERTEAPHAGEHGYRTIADIMRSLNPLEGEFYREALQVSRYTREMFCLMEGRHVHPSTLYPGGVGTVASVQLFTDYLSRLMRYVEFMKRVVPLHDDLFDFFYEALPGYEEVGRRRVLLGCWGALNDPEYCDFTYANMTDWGRRMFVTPGVVVDGKLVTNDLTEINLGIRILLGSSYYEDWQGQEQFVTHDPLGNPVDPRHPWNQHTIPAPQKRNFDDKYSWVMSPRWFDGKDHLALDTGGGPIARLWSTALSGLVDIGYVKATGHSVVINLPRTMTKPETTFEWKIPQWSNALERNRARTYFQAYAAAVALHCAEKGLEEVRAGRTQTWEKFEVPEESIGVGFTEAVRGVLSHHMVIRDGKIANYHPYPPTPWNASTRDTFGTPGPYEDAVQNTPIFEENTPENFKGIDIMRAVRSFDPCLPCGVHMYTGNGRTVKSMHVPTGLSGLGG, from the coding sequence ATGGCATCTCCGGCGAAGACGACAGGTGACGGCACTGGTCTGGTGGAGATGGCGTGGGACCCCATCACCCGGATCGTGGGCAGTCTCGGCATCCACACCAAGATCGATTTCAAGCAGAAGCGCGTCGCGGAGTGCTACAGCACGTCCTCCGTCTTCCGCGGCTACAGCGTCTTCATGCGGGGCAAGGACCCCCGCGACGCGCACTTCATCACCAGCCGCATCTGCGGCATCTGCGGCGACAACCACGCCACGTGTTCGGTGTACGCGCAGAACATGGCGTACGGCGTGAAGCCGCCGCACCTCGGCGAGTGGGTCATCAACCTCGGCGAGTCCGCCGAGTACATGTTCGACCACAACATCTTCCAGGAGAACCTGGTCGGGGTCGACTACTGCGAGAAGATGGTCCGCGAGACCAACCCCGGGGTCCTGGAGCTCGCCGAGCGCACCGAGGCCCCGCACGCCGGGGAGCACGGCTACCGCACCATCGCCGACATCATGCGCTCGCTGAACCCGCTGGAGGGCGAGTTCTACCGCGAGGCGCTCCAGGTCAGCCGCTACACCCGGGAGATGTTCTGCCTGATGGAGGGCCGCCACGTGCACCCCTCCACCCTCTACCCCGGCGGCGTCGGCACCGTAGCCTCGGTGCAGCTCTTCACCGACTACCTCAGCCGCCTGATGCGCTACGTCGAGTTCATGAAGCGGGTCGTCCCGCTCCACGACGACCTCTTCGACTTCTTCTACGAGGCCCTCCCGGGCTACGAGGAGGTCGGCCGCCGCCGGGTGCTGCTCGGCTGCTGGGGAGCCCTCAACGACCCCGAGTACTGCGACTTCACCTACGCCAACATGACCGACTGGGGCCGGCGGATGTTCGTCACCCCCGGCGTCGTCGTCGACGGCAAGCTCGTCACCAACGACCTGACCGAGATCAACCTCGGCATCCGCATCCTGCTCGGCAGCTCCTACTACGAGGACTGGCAGGGCCAGGAGCAGTTCGTCACCCACGACCCGCTGGGCAACCCGGTCGACCCGCGCCACCCGTGGAACCAGCACACCATCCCGGCCCCGCAGAAGCGGAACTTCGACGACAAGTACAGCTGGGTCATGTCCCCGCGCTGGTTCGACGGCAAGGACCACCTGGCGCTGGACACCGGCGGCGGCCCCATCGCCCGCCTGTGGTCCACCGCCCTGTCCGGCCTCGTCGACATCGGCTACGTCAAGGCCACCGGCCACAGCGTGGTCATCAACCTGCCCCGCACGATGACCAAGCCGGAGACCACCTTCGAGTGGAAGATCCCGCAGTGGAGCAACGCCCTGGAGCGCAACCGCGCCCGCACCTACTTCCAGGCGTACGCGGCGGCCGTCGCCCTGCACTGCGCCGAGAAGGGCCTGGAGGAGGTCCGTGCCGGACGCACCCAGACCTGGGAGAAGTTCGAGGTGCCCGAGGAGTCCATCGGCGTCGGCTTCACCGAGGCCGTCCGCGGCGTCCTCTCCCACCACATGGTCATCCGGGACGGCAAGATCGCCAACTACCACCCGTACCCGCCCACCCCGTGGAACGCCTCCACCCGCGACACCTTCGGCACCCCGGGCCCCTACGAGGACGCGGTGCAGAACACCCCGATCTTCGAGGAGAACACCCCGGAGAACTTCAAGGGCATCGACATCATGCGCGCCGTGCGCAGCTTCGACCCCTGCCTGCCGTGCGGCGTCCACATGTACACCGGCAACGGCCGGACCGTGAAGTCGATGCACGTGCCCACCGGCCTGAGCGGACTGGGCGGATGA
- a CDS encoding NADH-quinone oxidoreductase subunit B family protein codes for MNAATPAPVEEQGAAPGSEEKPIHILWINAGLSCDGDSVALTAAMQPSIEEIALAGLPGLPRIAVHWPLIDFECGPVGGADTFIEWFFKGERGEIDPFVLVVEGSIPNEAIKQEGYWCGFGDNPETGQPITTSEWIDRLAPKALAVVAIGTCATYGGIHAMAGNPTGAMGVPDYLGWDWKSKAGIPIVCVPGCPIQPDNFAETLTYLLYQAAGSAPMIPLDDKLRPTWLFGATVHEGCDRAGYYEQGQFAETYDSPKCLVKLGCWGPVVKCNVPKRGWMNGIGGCPNVGGICIACTMPGFPDKFMPFMDEPPGGKVSSTASGVYGSVIRRLRDITARTVDKEPKWRHTGESITTGYRPPW; via the coding sequence ATGAACGCAGCGACGCCGGCCCCTGTCGAGGAACAGGGCGCCGCCCCCGGCAGCGAAGAGAAGCCGATCCACATCCTCTGGATCAACGCGGGACTGAGCTGTGACGGCGACTCGGTCGCGCTGACCGCCGCCATGCAGCCCAGCATCGAGGAGATCGCCCTGGCCGGTCTGCCGGGGCTCCCCAGGATCGCGGTCCACTGGCCGCTGATCGACTTCGAGTGCGGGCCGGTGGGCGGCGCCGACACGTTCATCGAGTGGTTCTTCAAGGGCGAGCGCGGTGAGATCGACCCGTTCGTGCTGGTCGTCGAGGGCTCGATCCCCAACGAGGCGATCAAGCAGGAGGGGTACTGGTGCGGCTTCGGCGACAACCCGGAGACCGGCCAGCCCATCACCACCAGCGAGTGGATCGACCGGCTGGCGCCCAAGGCCCTCGCCGTCGTCGCGATCGGCACCTGCGCCACCTACGGCGGCATCCACGCCATGGCCGGGAACCCCACCGGCGCCATGGGCGTGCCGGACTACCTGGGCTGGGACTGGAAGTCCAAGGCCGGCATCCCGATCGTCTGCGTGCCCGGCTGCCCCATCCAGCCGGACAACTTCGCCGAGACGCTGACCTATCTGCTGTACCAGGCCGCCGGATCGGCGCCGATGATACCGCTGGACGACAAGCTCCGCCCCACCTGGCTGTTCGGGGCGACGGTCCACGAGGGCTGCGACCGGGCCGGCTACTACGAGCAGGGCCAGTTCGCCGAGACCTACGACTCGCCCAAGTGCCTGGTGAAGCTGGGCTGCTGGGGACCGGTCGTCAAGTGCAACGTCCCCAAGCGCGGCTGGATGAACGGCATCGGCGGCTGTCCCAACGTCGGCGGCATCTGCATCGCGTGCACCATGCCCGGCTTCCCGGACAAGTTCATGCCGTTCATGGACGAGCCCCCCGGCGGCAAGGTCTCCAGCACCGCGAGCGGTGTGTACGGCTCGGTCATCCGCAGGCTCCGCGACATCACCGCGCGGACCGTGGACAAGGAGCCGAAGTGGCGGCACACCGGCGAGAGCATCACCACCGGCTACCGGCCCCCCTGGTGA
- a CDS encoding hydrogenase maturation protein produces MRILLIASSYNSLTQRVRAELRDRGHTVPVEITPDTPAVREAVGRHRPDLVVAPLLRAVVPKDVWTAYHCLIVHPGPVGDRGPSSLDWAVQEGAGEWGVTVLQADEEMDAGDVWATAAFHLPETGKSDLYRNELADAAVAAVHLAVERVAAGEAPVPQTGPAGTRPPCRQENRRIVWEEDTTERVVRTLRAADSQPGVRDRLLGGEWFLHGGHPEDVLRGRPGELLATRAGAVCRATADGAVWIPEIRARTAPGEARACKLPAALALAGRLPLLPEVPAPPPVPGVRTWSDIRYREQGPVGVLSFTFPGGAMSTAHCRRLLDAWRTACTRPTSVLVLGGQRDFFSNGIHLNVIEAAADPAAESWANINAMNDLVEAVVGTTDRLVVSAIGGNAAAGGVMLALAADEVWCRSGSVLNPHYRRMGLYGSEYWTYTLPRKVGADMAVRLTDEARPVSAAAALGMGLADRVVDCAPGAFTAEVTRLAARLASHPAARTRIAAKKAEYERREARTPLASYREQELSRMRRTFCDPEAPYHALRRAFARKEAPRAGSPDGPGAGATAPADC; encoded by the coding sequence ATGCGCATTCTGCTCATCGCCAGCAGCTACAACAGCCTCACCCAGCGGGTCCGCGCCGAGCTGCGGGACCGCGGGCACACCGTCCCCGTGGAGATCACGCCCGACACCCCGGCCGTACGCGAGGCCGTCGGGCGCCACCGGCCCGACCTGGTCGTCGCCCCGCTGCTCAGAGCCGTCGTCCCGAAGGACGTGTGGACGGCCTACCACTGCCTGATCGTGCACCCCGGACCGGTCGGCGACCGCGGGCCGTCCTCGCTGGACTGGGCCGTCCAGGAGGGCGCCGGCGAGTGGGGCGTCACCGTCCTCCAGGCCGACGAGGAGATGGACGCGGGCGACGTCTGGGCCACCGCCGCGTTCCACCTCCCGGAGACGGGCAAGAGCGACCTCTACCGCAACGAGCTGGCCGACGCCGCCGTGGCCGCCGTGCACCTCGCCGTCGAGCGGGTCGCCGCCGGCGAGGCCCCCGTCCCGCAGACCGGCCCGGCCGGCACCCGGCCGCCCTGCCGGCAGGAGAACCGCCGGATCGTCTGGGAGGAGGACACCACCGAGCGGGTCGTGCGCACCCTGCGGGCCGCCGACTCCCAGCCCGGTGTGCGCGACCGGCTGCTCGGCGGCGAGTGGTTCCTCCACGGCGGCCACCCCGAGGACGTCCTGCGCGGCCGCCCCGGCGAGCTGCTGGCCACCCGCGCGGGCGCGGTCTGCCGGGCCACGGCGGACGGCGCGGTCTGGATCCCCGAGATCCGCGCCCGGACGGCCCCCGGCGAGGCCCGCGCCTGCAAGCTCCCCGCCGCCCTGGCGCTCGCCGGCCGGCTGCCGCTGCTCCCGGAGGTGCCCGCGCCGCCACCCGTCCCGGGCGTCCGGACCTGGTCCGACATCCGCTACCGGGAGCAGGGCCCGGTCGGGGTGCTGTCGTTCACGTTCCCCGGCGGCGCGATGAGCACCGCCCACTGCCGCCGGCTGCTGGACGCCTGGCGGACGGCCTGCACCCGGCCCACCTCGGTGCTGGTGCTCGGCGGGCAGCGCGACTTCTTCTCCAACGGCATCCATCTGAACGTCATCGAGGCCGCCGCCGACCCGGCCGCCGAGTCCTGGGCCAACATCAACGCGATGAACGACCTCGTCGAGGCGGTCGTCGGCACGACCGACCGGCTCGTCGTCAGCGCGATCGGCGGCAACGCGGCGGCCGGCGGCGTCATGCTGGCCCTCGCCGCCGACGAGGTCTGGTGCCGCTCCGGCTCCGTCCTCAACCCCCACTACCGGCGCATGGGCCTCTACGGCTCCGAGTACTGGACGTACACCCTGCCCCGCAAGGTGGGCGCCGACATGGCGGTACGGCTCACCGACGAGGCCCGGCCCGTCTCGGCCGCCGCAGCGCTGGGCATGGGACTGGCCGACCGGGTGGTCGACTGCGCCCCCGGCGCGTTCACCGCGGAGGTCACCCGATTGGCCGCACGGCTGGCCTCCCACCCGGCCGCCCGCACCAGGATCGCCGCGAAGAAGGCCGAGTACGAGCGCCGAGAGGCCCGGACCCCGCTGGCCTCCTACCGGGAGCAGGAGCTCTCCCGGATGCGGCGCACGTTCTGCGACCCCGAGGCGCCGTACCACGCGCTGCGCCGCGCGTTCGCGCGCAAGGAGGCCCCCCGGGCGGGGTCCCCGGACGGCCCAGGTGCGGGGGCGACCGCTCCGGCCGACTGTTAG
- a CDS encoding RICIN domain-containing protein — protein MPARRPATPPAPAGTPAPSLPGPVRPPAPARRTARHAVLAVLAMAAAAVLGLAAPPPAAAVPGAAPAPVAAAATGTPLGQGTGLYPRAVRLAHNGAANGRVLASTVTFGGSNGLGAIHESTDGGASFRQVGTVADPESAGGQGLCCATLFELPSRVGNLPAGTLLWASSAGQDEAGRRMALRVWRSNDVGRSWSYLSSCATAGNTGGLWEPEFSVAADGALVCTYADETDPGHSQKLSSARSYDGVRWQDHRDTVASTWSADRPGMPVVRRLPNGTYMMSFEICNPGGQYQCVVHYRTSADGWNWGDPAFLGYRPQTVDGKYFRAAPTLAWAPAPDGGPNGRLLLVGQQLLNRDGTPAADSGRTLLANTENGTGPWYEVEAPVRVPGPTANYCQNYSSPLLPSADGRQVLQIATDWDGGVCRPYVGTGLVTGTADAAGVVDGGRYRLLNANSAHCLDVAGDSRVPGGAVQQWTCNGLGPQEWILRARGEGRFTLTGRNSGHCLDLENGSSVPGADVRQWGCNGAPAQDWRLVNAGRNAYRLVSAASGQCLDVSGGSREPGADVRQWTCNGLQPQLWVLQRL, from the coding sequence ATGCCCGCGCGCCGCCCAGCGACTCCCCCGGCTCCGGCCGGCACCCCCGCCCCGTCCTTACCCGGTCCGGTACGCCCGCCGGCCCCGGCCCGGCGCACCGCGCGGCACGCGGTGCTCGCCGTGCTGGCCATGGCCGCGGCGGCCGTGCTCGGTCTCGCGGCCCCGCCGCCCGCCGCCGCCGTGCCCGGGGCCGCACCGGCTCCGGTGGCCGCCGCCGCCACGGGCACCCCGCTGGGCCAGGGCACGGGTCTGTACCCGCGCGCCGTCCGGCTCGCGCACAACGGCGCGGCCAACGGGCGGGTGCTGGCGAGCACGGTCACCTTCGGCGGCAGCAACGGCCTGGGCGCGATCCACGAGAGCACCGACGGCGGCGCCTCGTTCCGGCAGGTGGGCACGGTCGCCGATCCCGAGTCGGCCGGCGGCCAGGGACTGTGCTGCGCCACGCTCTTCGAACTCCCCTCCCGGGTGGGGAACCTGCCGGCGGGCACCCTGCTGTGGGCCTCGTCCGCCGGCCAGGACGAGGCGGGCCGGCGGATGGCGCTGCGGGTCTGGCGCAGCAACGACGTGGGACGGTCCTGGTCCTACCTCTCCTCGTGCGCCACGGCGGGCAACACGGGCGGCCTGTGGGAACCGGAGTTCTCCGTCGCCGCGGACGGGGCGCTGGTGTGCACCTACGCGGACGAGACCGATCCGGGGCACAGCCAGAAGCTGTCGTCGGCGCGCAGCTACGACGGGGTGCGCTGGCAGGACCACCGGGACACGGTGGCGAGCACCTGGTCCGCGGACCGGCCGGGCATGCCGGTGGTGCGCAGGCTGCCGAACGGCACGTACATGATGAGCTTCGAGATCTGCAATCCCGGCGGCCAGTACCAGTGCGTGGTGCACTACCGGACCTCGGCCGACGGCTGGAACTGGGGCGACCCGGCCTTCCTCGGGTACCGGCCGCAGACCGTGGACGGCAAGTACTTCCGGGCCGCGCCGACCCTCGCCTGGGCGCCCGCGCCGGACGGCGGCCCGAACGGCAGGCTGCTGCTCGTCGGGCAGCAGCTCCTCAACCGCGACGGCACCCCGGCCGCGGACAGCGGCCGCACCCTGCTCGCCAACACCGAGAACGGCACGGGCCCCTGGTACGAGGTCGAGGCGCCGGTGCGGGTGCCGGGCCCGACGGCCAACTACTGCCAGAACTACAGCTCCCCGCTGCTGCCGTCGGCCGACGGCCGTCAGGTGCTCCAGATCGCCACGGACTGGGACGGCGGCGTGTGCCGCCCCTATGTCGGCACCGGCCTGGTCACCGGCACCGCGGACGCGGCGGGTGTCGTGGACGGCGGCCGCTACCGGCTGCTGAACGCGAACAGCGCCCACTGCCTGGACGTCGCCGGTGACTCGCGGGTGCCGGGCGGCGCGGTCCAGCAGTGGACGTGCAACGGCCTCGGCCCGCAGGAGTGGATCCTGCGGGCCCGCGGGGAGGGCCGCTTCACCCTCACCGGCCGCAACAGCGGCCACTGCCTGGATCTGGAGAACGGTTCCTCCGTGCCGGGCGCCGACGTCCGGCAGTGGGGCTGCAACGGTGCGCCCGCGCAGGACTGGCGGCTGGTGAACGCCGGCCGGAACGCGTACCGGCTGGTGTCCGCCGCGAGCGGGCAGTGCCTGGACGTGTCCGGGGGCTCGCGGGAGCCGGGCGCGGACGTGCGGCAGTGGACCTGCAACGGTCTTCAGCCGCAGCTCTGGGTGCTGCAACGGCTCTGA
- a CDS encoding glycoside hydrolase family 2 protein encodes MHTPSVPRPEYPRPQFVRRDWLNLNGVWQFETDQGDSGLDRGLLGRDLSGEILVPFAPESELSGVGVTDFLEAVWYRRRFTPPAEWAGRRVLLHFGAVDHDTTVWVDGTEAVRHRGGFTPFTADLGDVAAAGGEVEITVRARDPRSGPQARGKQAVRYANHDCNYTRTTGIWQTVWAEPVPEVHLRRPRITPDLAGGAFHLELPLSGNRPGHRVRAVLRDGAGEVCRAESRADLDLAPRLHLALPGDRRREWSPEDPFLYDLLIELVAADGTVSDSYESYAGLRAVGIRGKAVTLNGRARFQRLVLDQGWYADGLMTAPSDEALIRDIELSMAAGFNGARLHQKVFEERFLHHADRLGYLVWGEFGDWGCETGGSSGDNQRPDASYVAQWLEAVERDYSHPSVIGWCPLNETYQKLHDRITVLDDVTRAMFLATKALDTTRPVVDASGYSHRVLETDVWDAHSYEQDPAAFRQLMSGLAKGEPFANTHENGAAYSQPYRGQPYFVSEFGGIWWDPEAAAGQSGADRTASWGYGDRVRDEDEFHERFAGLVGVLLDDPDMFGYCYTQLTDVFQEQNGVYRFDRGTKLDIARLREAQSRPAAIERPPAG; translated from the coding sequence GTGCACACCCCCTCCGTTCCCCGTCCGGAGTACCCGCGCCCGCAGTTCGTGCGCCGCGACTGGCTCAACCTGAACGGCGTCTGGCAGTTCGAGACCGACCAGGGGGACAGCGGACTCGACCGCGGACTGCTCGGGCGCGACCTGTCCGGGGAGATCCTCGTCCCCTTCGCCCCCGAGTCCGAGCTGTCGGGCGTCGGCGTCACCGACTTCCTCGAAGCCGTCTGGTACCGGCGCCGCTTCACCCCGCCCGCCGAGTGGGCCGGCCGCCGGGTGCTGCTCCACTTCGGCGCCGTCGACCACGACACGACGGTGTGGGTCGACGGCACCGAGGCCGTCCGCCACCGCGGCGGCTTCACCCCCTTCACGGCCGACCTCGGCGACGTCGCCGCGGCGGGCGGCGAGGTCGAGATCACCGTCCGCGCCCGCGACCCGCGCTCCGGACCCCAGGCCAGGGGCAAGCAGGCCGTCCGGTACGCCAACCACGACTGCAACTACACCCGCACCACGGGCATCTGGCAGACCGTCTGGGCCGAACCGGTGCCGGAGGTCCATCTGCGCCGCCCGCGCATCACCCCCGACCTGGCGGGCGGCGCCTTCCACCTCGAACTGCCGCTGTCCGGGAACCGTCCCGGCCACCGGGTGCGCGCCGTGCTGCGCGACGGCGCGGGAGAGGTCTGCCGCGCCGAGTCGCGCGCCGACCTCGACCTCGCCCCGCGCCTCCATCTCGCCCTGCCCGGCGACCGCCGCCGCGAATGGAGCCCGGAGGACCCCTTCCTCTACGACCTGCTGATCGAACTCGTCGCCGCCGACGGCACGGTGAGCGACTCCTACGAGAGCTACGCCGGGCTTCGGGCCGTCGGCATCCGCGGGAAGGCCGTCACCCTCAACGGACGGGCCCGCTTCCAGCGCCTGGTGCTCGACCAGGGCTGGTACGCCGACGGGCTGATGACCGCGCCCAGCGACGAGGCCCTGATCCGCGACATCGAACTGTCCATGGCAGCCGGCTTCAACGGGGCGCGGCTGCACCAGAAGGTCTTCGAGGAGCGCTTCCTCCACCACGCCGACCGCCTCGGCTACCTGGTCTGGGGCGAGTTCGGCGACTGGGGCTGCGAGACGGGCGGCTCGTCCGGTGACAACCAGCGCCCGGACGCCTCCTACGTCGCCCAGTGGCTGGAGGCCGTCGAACGCGACTACTCCCACCCCTCGGTCATCGGCTGGTGCCCGCTCAACGAGACCTACCAGAAGCTCCACGACCGGATCACCGTGCTCGACGACGTGACCCGGGCGATGTTCCTCGCCACCAAGGCCCTGGACACCACCCGGCCCGTCGTCGACGCCTCCGGCTACTCCCACCGCGTCCTGGAGACCGACGTCTGGGACGCGCACAGCTACGAGCAGGACCCGGCCGCCTTCCGGCAGCTCATGTCCGGCCTCGCGAAGGGCGAGCCGTTCGCCAACACCCACGAGAACGGCGCCGCCTACTCCCAGCCGTACCGCGGACAGCCTTACTTCGTCAGCGAGTTCGGCGGCATCTGGTGGGACCCGGAGGCCGCGGCCGGCCAGTCCGGCGCGGACCGCACGGCCTCCTGGGGCTACGGCGACCGGGTGCGCGACGAGGACGAGTTCCACGAGCGCTTCGCCGGGCTCGTCGGCGTCCTGCTCGACGACCCGGACATGTTCGGCTACTGCTACACCCAGCTCACCGACGTGTTCCAGGAACAGAACGGCGTGTACCGCTTCGACCGCGGCACCAAGCTCGACATCGCGCGGCTGCGCGAGGCCCAGTCCCGGCCCGCGGCCATCGAGCGTCCGCCGGCCGGCTGA